The Oreochromis niloticus isolate F11D_XX linkage group LG15, O_niloticus_UMD_NMBU, whole genome shotgun sequence genome includes a region encoding these proteins:
- the fam110c gene encoding protein FAM110C yields METTNDTTKILGKGPEYLRKQMDLESETKGRMSAVERLAASKPKYVKSQQVVNSTQEPVISLGSASVSSTGSSNRSSHRDGNLPTGSDSTGNTLTVHISSPVQAHRSSAKKRPDSLLIYRQKCELLRGPANERKHHITRKLLLNPVNKNAPLPEGTDKECESQDNMEKITTPKETAKECYPHVVISKPESNGVTEECRIKNSDSGTKAKAGVVNASSGLTVPEVERRSGKGVSRSHSDISSRYSKNFADFDAFFKYCGLDGEVIESLGKENFSARSDEIAIMVRSVSVSTSDDGFSRNSSDSDGLMEEKLHEKIRQETSVIERNARIIKWLYSCKNASDTGKKLRDLH; encoded by the coding sequence ATGGAGACAACTAATGATACCACAAAAATCCTGGGGAAAGGTCCTGAATACCTTCGTAAACAAATGGATTTGGAGAGTGAGACAAAAGGACGCATGAGTGCTGTGGAGAGGCTCGCCGCAAGTAAACCAAAATACGTCAAAAGCCAACAGGTGGTTAACTCAACTCAGGAGCCAGTGATTAGCCTTGGATCGGCCTCTGTGAGTAGCACTGGGTCCTCTAACCGAAGCTCACACCGGGATGGGAATCTTCCTACAGGGAGTGACTCGACAGGGAATACACTCACTGTGCATATCTCTTCACCAGTGCAGGCACATCGCTCCAGCGCCAAAAAACGACCAGACTCTCTTctaatttacagacagaaatgtgagTTATTGAGAGGGCCAGCAAATGAACGGAAACACCATATAACCCGTAAGTTGTTGCTCAACCCTGTGAATAAAAATGCCCCATTACCCGAGGGGACAGATAAGGAATGTGAGTCTCAGGACAACATGGAAAAAATCACCACACCTAAGGAAACAGCAAAGGAATGCTATCCACATGTAGTTATCTCTAAACCGGAGAGCAATGGAGTGACAGAAGAGTGCAGAATCAAGAACAGTGACTCTGGTACAAAAGCTAAGGCTGGAGTTGTAAATGCATCTAGTGGTCTGACAGTTCCTGAGGTTGAAAGGAGGTCTGGCAAAGGAGTCAGTCGTTCTCACTCTGATATCAGCTCCAGGTACTCCAAAAACTTTGCAGACTTTGATGCTTTTTTCAAGTACTGCGGGCTGGACGGTGAGGTCATTGAGTCTTTGGGGAAGGAGAACTTCTCGGCTCGCTCAGATGAAATTGCAATAATGGTTCGGAGTGTCAGTGTTTCCACGTCAGATGATGGCTTCTCCAGGAACAGTAGTGACAGCGATGGGCTCATGGAGGAAAAGCTGCACGAGAAGATACGTCAAGAGACCTCAGTTATTGAGCGCAACGCGCGGATTATCAAGTGGCTGTACAGCTGTAAAAATGCTAGTGACACTGGAAAAAAGTTACGAGATCTTCACTGA